The following coding sequences lie in one Capsicum annuum cultivar UCD-10X-F1 chromosome 5, UCD10Xv1.1, whole genome shotgun sequence genomic window:
- the LOC124898861 gene encoding LRR receptor-like serine/threonine-protein kinase EFR, which yields MHCPTKPHLGAAKKVLRYIVGTVDFGIWYSKVADFSLIGYSDSDWAGSIDNRKSTSGNVFNLGSRAISWSSKKQDVVALSSSKAEYVAVTSAACQAIWLQRLLIDIFYRQKDATKIFCDNKATIAMTKNPSFHSRTKHIDIRYHFIRDLTAKGDRVKVLRPKRQRVVALALPDMQLQGTISSSLANFSFLSMLNLKNNSFHGGIPYGLDHLPRLRVIDVSIPTNLFQHRRVQVISLAFNKLGGEMWKGPWYVPELRVLNMGNNSLTDIIPPSVKLQFVWEQNQWQHSKRHRYLSQLAFLVLYDNQLTGSIPTSLFNISSLFVVSLVFNSLYGSRLLGEGNIVSNLKELQVLSISFNNITGEIPRNIGCLSKLEEFYIGDNPIKGTIPASLANISILQYVSCKRNCLEGPIPPELGKLSNLRQLGFGHNYNLIGQIPDVIFNVSSLERIAVNFNNLSGTLPGTTGLHLPNLKELILGVNQIEGEFPLFITNVSKLEILDLSDNFFTGTIPTTLGNLRELRGLFLHSNQLTNEPREHELQFFNSLADCRMLQYLEVGSNPLNGVLPNSIGNLSSTTEVVRLADAHISGFIPANTGNISGLIILDFQNNNLMGNIPAEIRKLKQLQGLFLQYNKFQGHIPEAVCHLSNLVKLFLQVNELYGQIPECIGNLSMLQDLYLGSNKFPSKIPLSLWKMSGLLYVDVSRNSIEGEVPPDIGELKAILELYLSSNNLSGVIPSRLGELLSLQYLDLSNNSFSCQIPLSFANLISLEFLYLSLNTLSGTIPKSLEKLSYLKSINVSLNVLDGEIPSGGVFANSTLQSFLGNKDVCGMHILEVPSCPITKSGQQSKSNKFVLKIVIPVLTSFMILLLVSIWIMKRKKIAKSKDVGKVPEINTYPLISYHEIQRATSNFDGSNLIGVGSSGLCTKQHYLVELWWP from the exons ATGCATTGTCCTACCAAGCCACATCTTGGTGCTGCCAAAAAAGTGTTGCGTTATATTGTTGGGACTGTTGACTTCGGGATTTGGTACTCCAAAGTTGCAGATTTCAGCTTGATAGGGTACAGTGATAGTGATTGGGCAGGAAGTATAGATAACAGAAAGAGTACTTCTGGAAATGTTTTCAATTTAGGATCTAGAGCAATTTCTTGGAGTTCAAAGAAACAAGACGTggttgcattatcatcatcaaaagcagAGTATGTTGCTGTAACTTCAGCAGCATGTCAGGCCATATGGTTACAAAGATTGTTGATTGACATTTTCTATCGGCAGAAGGATGCAACAAAGATATTCTGTGATAACAAGGCAACAATTGCAATGACAAAGAATCCATCTTTTCACAGCAGAACAAAGCACATTGACATTCGTTATCATTTCATTCGTGACCTGACAGCAAAAGGTGATAGAGTTAAAGTTCTGCG TCCAAAAAGGCAAAGGGTTGTAGCCTTGGCGCTTCCCGATATGCAACTTCAAGGCACAATTTCCTCCTCTTTGGCCAATTTTTCCTTTCTCAGCATGCTCAATCTCAAGAACAACAGCTTCCATGGTGGCATCCCTTACGGACTTGACCACTTGCCTCGCTTGCGAGTGATTGATGTGAGTATTCCAACAAATCTATTTCAACACCGGAGAGTTCAAGTAATTTCACTGGCTTTCAATAAACTCGGTGGTGAAATGTGGAAAGGGCCATGGTATGTACCAGAGCTAAGAGTCTTAAATATGGGGAACAATAGCCTCACGGATATAATCCCTCCTTCTGTTAAACTTCAGTTTGTCTGGGAACAGAATCAGTGGCAACATTCCAAAAGACATCGGTATCTGAGCCAACTTGCATTTTTGGTCTTGTACGATAATCAGTTAACAGGTTCCATTCCCACATCGCTATTTAATATCTCGTCGCTGTTTGTCGTGTCTCTGGTATTCAATAGCCTTTATGGTTCTCGCTTGCTTGGTGAAGGGAATATTGTGTCAAATCTGAA AGAGCTCCAAGTTTTGTCCATATCTTTCAACAACATAACTGGAGAGATACCCAGAAATATTGGTTGTTTATCCAAACTCGAGGAGTTTTATATTGGTGATAATCCAATAAAAGGGACCATTCCCGCTTCATTGGCCAATATTTCCATTCTGCAATATGTTTCCTGTAAAAGAAATTGCTTGGAGGGGCCAATTCCTCCAGAATTGGGGAAGCTATCAAATTTGAGGCAATTAGGCTTTGGCCATAATTATAATCTTATTGGTCAAATTCCAGATGTTATTTTCAATGTATCTTCTTTAGAAAGGATAGCTGTCAATTTCAACAACCTTTCGGGGACACTTCCAGGCACTACAGGTCTTCATCTTCCAAACCTTAAAGAACTTATCTTGGGAGTCAATCAGATCGAAGGGGAATTTCCATTGTTCATAacaaatgtttccaagcttgAGATACTGGACCTATCAGATAACTTTTTTACAGGAACTATTCCAACTACTTTGGGTAATCTCCGTGAGCTGCGTGGACTGTTCCTGCATAGTAATCAACTTACCAATGAACCAAGAGAGCATGAGTTgcaatttttcaattctttggCGGACTGTAGGATGTTGCAATATCTAGAAGTGGGTTCTAATCCGTTGAATGGCGTTCTTCCCAATTCGATTGGGAACCTTTCATCTACTACTGAAGTAGTACGTTTAGCAGATGCACACATCAGTGGCTTCATACCCGCTAATACAGGCAACATAAGTGGTCTTATTATCCTAGACTTTCAAAATAACAACTTGATGGGAAACATTCCTGCTGAGATTCGTAAGCTAAAACAACTCCAAGGTTTGTTTCTACAGTACAATAAATTTCAGGGACATATTCCAGAGGCAGTATGCCATTTATCTAATTTGGTTAAATTATTTTTGCAAGTTAATGAGCTCTATGGACAGATCCCCGAATGCATAGGCAATCTAAGCATGCTACAAGACCTTTATTTGGGTTCTAACAAATTTCCATCCAAGATTCCTTTGAGCCTTTGGAAGATGAGTGGTCTTCTCTATGTAGATGTGTCACGAAATTCTATAGAGGGAGAAGTTCCACCAGATATTGGAGAACTGAAGGCCATTCTAGAACTATACCTTTCAAGTAACAACCTTTCAGGCGTAATACCAAGTAGACTGGGGGAACTCCTGAGCCTGCAGTATCTTGACCTATCAAACAATTCATTTTCCTGTCAAATTCCATTATCCTTTGCCAACTTGATAAGCTTAGAATTCTTGTATCTGTCTTTAAATACCTTGTCAGGTACTATTCCTAAGTCCTTGGAAAAACTCTCATACCTTAAAAGCATTAATGTTTCACTTAATGTTTTAGATGGTGAGATACCAAGTGGTGGCGTGTTTGCAAATTCCACTCTGCAATCATTTCTTGGGAATAAAGATGTATGTGGAATGCACATATTGGAGGTTCCTTCTTGCCCTATCACTAAATCTGGACAACAATCAAAGTCTAACAAGTTTGTGCTAAAAATTGTTATTCCAGTGCTTACTTCCtttatgatattgttgttggTCTCGATCTGGAtaatgaaaaggaagaaaatagcAAAGTCCAAAGATGTTGGAAAGGTTCCGGAGATCAACACTTATCCATTGATTTCTTATCATGAGATTCAACGAGCAACAAGtaattttgatggatcaaattTAATCGGTGTGGGAAGTTCTGGTCTGTGTACAAAGCAACATTATCTAGTGGAACTGTGGTGGCCATAA